One Solea senegalensis isolate Sse05_10M linkage group LG21, IFAPA_SoseM_1, whole genome shotgun sequence DNA segment encodes these proteins:
- the mapk10 gene encoding mitogen-activated protein kinase 10 isoform X2 produces the protein MVFMSRHFLYNCSQPILDVKIAFCQGFGKQVDVSYIAKHYNMSKSKVDNQFYSVEVGDSTFTVLKRYQNLKPIGSGAQGIVCAGYDAVLDRNVAIKKLSRPFQNQTHAKRAYRELVLMKCVNHKNIISLLNVSTPQKSLEEFQDVYLAMELMDANLCQVIQMELDHERMSYLLYQMLCGIKHLHSAGIIHRDLKPSNIVVKSDCTLKILDFGLARTAGTSFMMTPYVVTRYYRAPEVILGMGYKENVDIWSVGCIMGEMVRHKILFPGRDYIDQWNKVIEQLGTPSPEFMKKLQPTVRNYVENRPKYAGLTFPKLFPDCLFPADSEHNKLKASQARDLLSKMLIIDPAKRISVDEALQHPYINVWYDPAEVEAPPPQIYDKQLDEREHSIDEWKELIYKEVMNFEERTKNGVVKGQPSPSGAAVNSSESLPPSSSINDISSMSTDQTLASDTDSSLETSVGPLGCCR, from the exons ATG GTATTTATGAGCAGACATTTCTTATATAACTGCAGCCAACCTATCCTGGATGTGAAGATAGCCTTTTGTCAG GGTTTTGGAAAACAAGTGGATGTGTCATACATCGCCAAGCATTACAACATGAGCAAAAGCAAAGTGGACAACCAGTTCTACAGTGTGGAAGTGGGAGACTCTACCTTCACAGTTTTAAAACGTTACCAGAATTTAAAGCCCATCGGCTCTGGAGCTCAGGGAATCGTCTG TGCGGGCTATGACGCTGTCCTGGACAGAAATGTGGCCATCAAGAAGCTGAGCAGACCCTTCCAGAACCAGACCCACGCTAAGCGGGCGTACCGGGAGTTGGTGCTCATGAAATGTGTCaatcacaaaaat ATTATCAGTTTATTAAATGTCTCCACGCCACAGAAATCATTAGAGGAATTCCAGGATGT GTATCTAGCGATGGAGCTGATGGATGCCAACTTGTGCCAGGTGATTCAGATGGAGCTCGACCACGAGAGAATGTCCTACCTGCTCTACCAGATGCTTTGTGGTATCAAACATCTGCACTCAGCTGGCATTATTCACAGG GACCTCAAACCAAGCAATATAGTGGTGAAGTCGGACTGCACCCTGAAGATCCTGGACTTTGGTCtggcaagaactgcaggcacaaGCTTCATGATGACCCCTTACGTGGTGACTAGATACTACAGAGCCCCAGAGGTCATCCTGGGCATGGGATACAAAGAGAATG TGGATATATGGTCGGTGGGGTGCATTATGGGAGAAATGGTGCGCCACAAAATCCTTTTCCCCGGTCGGGACT ACATCGACCAGTGGAACAAGGTGATTGAGCAGCTGGGGACTCCCTCACCGGAGTTCATGAAGAAGCTTCAGCCCACTGTGAGGAACTATGTCGAGAACAGGCCAAAATACGCCGGCCTCACCTTCCCCAAGCTTTTCCCAGACTGCCTTTTTCCTGCTGACTCTGAGCACAACAAACTCAAAG CGAGCCAGGCCAGAGATCTGCTGTCTAAGATGCTGATCATTGACCCTGCTAAACGGATATCTGTGGACGAGGCCTTGCAGCACCCCTACATCAACGTTTGGTATGATCCAGCTGAGGTGGAGGCG cctCCACCTCAAATCTATGACAAGCAGCTGGATGAGAGAGAACACTCTATTGATGAATGGAAAG AACTCATCTACAAAGAAGTGATGAACTTTGAGGAGAGAACGAAGAATGGCGTTGTGAAGGGACAACCTTCACCTTCAG
- the mapk10 gene encoding mitogen-activated protein kinase 10 isoform X5: MVFMSRHFLYNCSQPILDVKIAFCQGFGKQVDVSYIAKHYNMSKSKVDNQFYSVEVGDSTFTVLKRYQNLKPIGSGAQGIVCAGYDAVLDRNVAIKKLSRPFQNQTHAKRAYRELVLMKCVNHKNIISLLNVSTPQKSLEEFQDVYLAMELMDANLCQVIQMELDHERMSYLLYQMLCGIKHLHSAGIIHRDLKPSNIVVKSDCTLKILDFGLARTAGTSFMMTPYVVTRYYRAPEVILGMGYKENVDIWSVGCIMGEMVRHKILFPGRDYIDQWNKVIEQLGTPSPEFMKKLQPTVRNYVENRPKYAGLTFPKLFPDCLFPADSEHNKLKASQARDLLSKMLIIDPAKRISVDEALQHPYINVWYDPAEVEAAKDLIQISMPPPQIYDKQLDEREHSIDEWKELIYKEVMNFEERTKNGVVKGQPSPSGTLSA, encoded by the exons ATG GTATTTATGAGCAGACATTTCTTATATAACTGCAGCCAACCTATCCTGGATGTGAAGATAGCCTTTTGTCAG GGTTTTGGAAAACAAGTGGATGTGTCATACATCGCCAAGCATTACAACATGAGCAAAAGCAAAGTGGACAACCAGTTCTACAGTGTGGAAGTGGGAGACTCTACCTTCACAGTTTTAAAACGTTACCAGAATTTAAAGCCCATCGGCTCTGGAGCTCAGGGAATCGTCTG TGCGGGCTATGACGCTGTCCTGGACAGAAATGTGGCCATCAAGAAGCTGAGCAGACCCTTCCAGAACCAGACCCACGCTAAGCGGGCGTACCGGGAGTTGGTGCTCATGAAATGTGTCaatcacaaaaat ATTATCAGTTTATTAAATGTCTCCACGCCACAGAAATCATTAGAGGAATTCCAGGATGT GTATCTAGCGATGGAGCTGATGGATGCCAACTTGTGCCAGGTGATTCAGATGGAGCTCGACCACGAGAGAATGTCCTACCTGCTCTACCAGATGCTTTGTGGTATCAAACATCTGCACTCAGCTGGCATTATTCACAGG GACCTCAAACCAAGCAATATAGTGGTGAAGTCGGACTGCACCCTGAAGATCCTGGACTTTGGTCtggcaagaactgcaggcacaaGCTTCATGATGACCCCTTACGTGGTGACTAGATACTACAGAGCCCCAGAGGTCATCCTGGGCATGGGATACAAAGAGAATG TGGATATATGGTCGGTGGGGTGCATTATGGGAGAAATGGTGCGCCACAAAATCCTTTTCCCCGGTCGGGACT ACATCGACCAGTGGAACAAGGTGATTGAGCAGCTGGGGACTCCCTCACCGGAGTTCATGAAGAAGCTTCAGCCCACTGTGAGGAACTATGTCGAGAACAGGCCAAAATACGCCGGCCTCACCTTCCCCAAGCTTTTCCCAGACTGCCTTTTTCCTGCTGACTCTGAGCACAACAAACTCAAAG CGAGCCAGGCCAGAGATCTGCTGTCTAAGATGCTGATCATTGACCCTGCTAAACGGATATCTGTGGACGAGGCCTTGCAGCACCCCTACATCAACGTTTGGTATGATCCAGCTGAGGTGGAGGCG GCCAAAGATCTCATCCAAATATCCATG cctCCACCTCAAATCTATGACAAGCAGCTGGATGAGAGAGAACACTCTATTGATGAATGGAAAG AACTCATCTACAAAGAAGTGATGAACTTTGAGGAGAGAACGAAGAATGGCGTTGTGAAGGGACAACCTTCACCTTCAGGTACTCTCAGTGCATAA
- the mapk10 gene encoding mitogen-activated protein kinase 10 isoform X1 produces the protein MVFMSRHFLYNCSQPILDVKIAFCQGFGKQVDVSYIAKHYNMSKSKVDNQFYSVEVGDSTFTVLKRYQNLKPIGSGAQGIVCAGYDAVLDRNVAIKKLSRPFQNQTHAKRAYRELVLMKCVNHKNIISLLNVSTPQKSLEEFQDVYLAMELMDANLCQVIQMELDHERMSYLLYQMLCGIKHLHSAGIIHRDLKPSNIVVKSDCTLKILDFGLARTAGTSFMMTPYVVTRYYRAPEVILGMGYKENVDIWSVGCIMGEMVRHKILFPGRDYIDQWNKVIEQLGTPSPEFMKKLQPTVRNYVENRPKYAGLTFPKLFPDCLFPADSEHNKLKASQARDLLSKMLIIDPAKRISVDEALQHPYINVWYDPAEVEAAKDLIQISMPPPQIYDKQLDEREHSIDEWKELIYKEVMNFEERTKNGVVKGQPSPSGAAVNSSESLPPSSSINDISSMSTDQTLASDTDSSLETSVGPLGCCR, from the exons ATG GTATTTATGAGCAGACATTTCTTATATAACTGCAGCCAACCTATCCTGGATGTGAAGATAGCCTTTTGTCAG GGTTTTGGAAAACAAGTGGATGTGTCATACATCGCCAAGCATTACAACATGAGCAAAAGCAAAGTGGACAACCAGTTCTACAGTGTGGAAGTGGGAGACTCTACCTTCACAGTTTTAAAACGTTACCAGAATTTAAAGCCCATCGGCTCTGGAGCTCAGGGAATCGTCTG TGCGGGCTATGACGCTGTCCTGGACAGAAATGTGGCCATCAAGAAGCTGAGCAGACCCTTCCAGAACCAGACCCACGCTAAGCGGGCGTACCGGGAGTTGGTGCTCATGAAATGTGTCaatcacaaaaat ATTATCAGTTTATTAAATGTCTCCACGCCACAGAAATCATTAGAGGAATTCCAGGATGT GTATCTAGCGATGGAGCTGATGGATGCCAACTTGTGCCAGGTGATTCAGATGGAGCTCGACCACGAGAGAATGTCCTACCTGCTCTACCAGATGCTTTGTGGTATCAAACATCTGCACTCAGCTGGCATTATTCACAGG GACCTCAAACCAAGCAATATAGTGGTGAAGTCGGACTGCACCCTGAAGATCCTGGACTTTGGTCtggcaagaactgcaggcacaaGCTTCATGATGACCCCTTACGTGGTGACTAGATACTACAGAGCCCCAGAGGTCATCCTGGGCATGGGATACAAAGAGAATG TGGATATATGGTCGGTGGGGTGCATTATGGGAGAAATGGTGCGCCACAAAATCCTTTTCCCCGGTCGGGACT ACATCGACCAGTGGAACAAGGTGATTGAGCAGCTGGGGACTCCCTCACCGGAGTTCATGAAGAAGCTTCAGCCCACTGTGAGGAACTATGTCGAGAACAGGCCAAAATACGCCGGCCTCACCTTCCCCAAGCTTTTCCCAGACTGCCTTTTTCCTGCTGACTCTGAGCACAACAAACTCAAAG CGAGCCAGGCCAGAGATCTGCTGTCTAAGATGCTGATCATTGACCCTGCTAAACGGATATCTGTGGACGAGGCCTTGCAGCACCCCTACATCAACGTTTGGTATGATCCAGCTGAGGTGGAGGCG GCCAAAGATCTCATCCAAATATCCATG cctCCACCTCAAATCTATGACAAGCAGCTGGATGAGAGAGAACACTCTATTGATGAATGGAAAG AACTCATCTACAAAGAAGTGATGAACTTTGAGGAGAGAACGAAGAATGGCGTTGTGAAGGGACAACCTTCACCTTCAG
- the mapk10 gene encoding mitogen-activated protein kinase 10 isoform X4, producing the protein MVFMSRHFLYNCSQPILDVKIAFCQGFGKQVDVSYIAKHYNMSKSKVDNQFYSVEVGDSTFTVLKRYQNLKPIGSGAQGIVCAGYDAVLDRNVAIKKLSRPFQNQTHAKRAYRELVLMKCVNHKNIISLLNVSTPQKSLEEFQDVYLAMELMDANLCQVIQMELDHERMSYLLYQMLCGIKHLHSAGIIHRDLKPSNIVVKSDCTLKILDFGLARTAGTSFMMTPYVVTRYYRAPEVILGMGYKENVDIWSVGCIMGEMVRHKILFPGRDYIDQWNKVIEQLGTPSPEFMKKLQPTVRNYVENRPKYAGLTFPKLFPDCLFPADSEHNKLKASQARDLLSKMLIIDPAKRISVDEALQHPYINVWYDPAEVEAAKDLIQISMPPPQIYDKQLDEREHSIDEWKELIYKEVMNFEERTKNGVVKGQPSPSAQVQP; encoded by the exons ATG GTATTTATGAGCAGACATTTCTTATATAACTGCAGCCAACCTATCCTGGATGTGAAGATAGCCTTTTGTCAG GGTTTTGGAAAACAAGTGGATGTGTCATACATCGCCAAGCATTACAACATGAGCAAAAGCAAAGTGGACAACCAGTTCTACAGTGTGGAAGTGGGAGACTCTACCTTCACAGTTTTAAAACGTTACCAGAATTTAAAGCCCATCGGCTCTGGAGCTCAGGGAATCGTCTG TGCGGGCTATGACGCTGTCCTGGACAGAAATGTGGCCATCAAGAAGCTGAGCAGACCCTTCCAGAACCAGACCCACGCTAAGCGGGCGTACCGGGAGTTGGTGCTCATGAAATGTGTCaatcacaaaaat ATTATCAGTTTATTAAATGTCTCCACGCCACAGAAATCATTAGAGGAATTCCAGGATGT GTATCTAGCGATGGAGCTGATGGATGCCAACTTGTGCCAGGTGATTCAGATGGAGCTCGACCACGAGAGAATGTCCTACCTGCTCTACCAGATGCTTTGTGGTATCAAACATCTGCACTCAGCTGGCATTATTCACAGG GACCTCAAACCAAGCAATATAGTGGTGAAGTCGGACTGCACCCTGAAGATCCTGGACTTTGGTCtggcaagaactgcaggcacaaGCTTCATGATGACCCCTTACGTGGTGACTAGATACTACAGAGCCCCAGAGGTCATCCTGGGCATGGGATACAAAGAGAATG TGGATATATGGTCGGTGGGGTGCATTATGGGAGAAATGGTGCGCCACAAAATCCTTTTCCCCGGTCGGGACT ACATCGACCAGTGGAACAAGGTGATTGAGCAGCTGGGGACTCCCTCACCGGAGTTCATGAAGAAGCTTCAGCCCACTGTGAGGAACTATGTCGAGAACAGGCCAAAATACGCCGGCCTCACCTTCCCCAAGCTTTTCCCAGACTGCCTTTTTCCTGCTGACTCTGAGCACAACAAACTCAAAG CGAGCCAGGCCAGAGATCTGCTGTCTAAGATGCTGATCATTGACCCTGCTAAACGGATATCTGTGGACGAGGCCTTGCAGCACCCCTACATCAACGTTTGGTATGATCCAGCTGAGGTGGAGGCG GCCAAAGATCTCATCCAAATATCCATG cctCCACCTCAAATCTATGACAAGCAGCTGGATGAGAGAGAACACTCTATTGATGAATGGAAAG AACTCATCTACAAAGAAGTGATGAACTTTGAGGAGAGAACGAAGAATGGCGTTGTGAAGGGACAACCTTCACCTTCAG